Proteins encoded by one window of Aspergillus puulaauensis MK2 DNA, chromosome 4, nearly complete sequence:
- a CDS encoding nuclear import receptor PSE1 (COG:U,Y;~EggNog:ENOG410PHA9;~InterPro:IPR041653,IPR016024,IPR034085,IPR040122, IPR040928,IPR001494,IPR041389;~PFAM:PF18816,PF13513,PF02985,PF18829,PF18808;~go_function: GO:0008536 - Ran GTPase binding [Evidence IEA];~go_process: GO:0006606 - protein import into nucleus [Evidence IEA];~go_process: GO:0006886 - intracellular protein transport [Evidence IEA]): MSLLPPEVHSALSQLLRGLSTADNTVRAQAEEQLGNDWIQNRPDVLLMGLAEQLEGAEDTVTRSFSAVLFRRIATKTRKDPVTNEAKELFSTLAREQKLVIRQKLVTCLTTETANDVRRKIGDAVAEIARQYTENGDQWPELLGILFQASQSPDAGLREASFRIFSTTPSVIEKPHEDAVIGVFGKGFKDDVVSVRIAAMEAFASFFRSLPKKSQPKFFGLMPDMLNVLPPLKESSESDELSSAFLALIELAEISPKMFKGLFNNLVKFSVSVVANKELSDQVRQNALELMATFADYAPATCKKDPDFTSQMVTQCLSLMTDIGEDDDDASEWNASEDLDLEESDLNHVAGEQCMDRLANKLGGQVVLPVTFEWIPKLMSSAAWRDRHAALMAISAISEGCRDLMVGELDQVLRIVVPALQDPHPRVRYAGCNALGQMSTDFAGTMQEKYHEAVLTNIIPVLNSAEPRVQAHAAAALVNFCEEAERNVLEPYLANLLQHLLQLLRSPKRYVQEQALSTIATIADSAENAFEQFYETLMPLLFNVLKQEQSKEYRLLRAKAMECATLIALAVGKNKMGQDALDLVQLLGNIQQGIVDADDPQSQYLLHCWGRMCRVLGQDFVPYLPGVMPPLLAVAAAKADIQLLDDEDQIDQVEQDEGWELVPLKGKIIGIKTSALEDKNTAIELITIYAQILEAAFEPYVLETMEKIAVPGLAFFFHDPVRVSSAKLIPQLLNSYKKAHGVQSAGFAGMWVKVAEKIVEVLSAEPTVDTLAEMYQCFYESVEVVGRNSLGPQHLQAFIQSAKSTLEDYQARVKTRAEDRADADDGEEENPDYEYAIEDDQNLLSDMNKAFHTIFKNQGTSFLPAWEQLMPFYDAFITSQDPTQRQWALCIMDDVLEFCGPESWRYRDHIIQPLAAGLQDTNAANRQAAAYGVGVAAQKGGEPWSDFVAACLPSLFQVTQFNQARSEEHVFATENASASIAKILHYNSSKVPNAAELAANWIGTLPILFDEEAAPYAYSFLAQLIDQQNPAVMSSADRVFGYIVRALDAETLQGQTAVRVATSAKNLAQATGLNAEQILAGVSPENQAAVRSFFQ; encoded by the exons ATGTCACTGCTGCCTCCCGAAGTCCACTCCGCCCTCTCTCAGTTGCTCCGCGGACTGAGCACTGCGGACAACACAGTCCGTGCACAGGCCGAAGAGCAGCTGGGCAATGACTGGATTCAAAACCGCCCAGATGTCCTGTTGATGGGCCTGGCGGAACAGCTTGAAGGTGCCGAAGATACAGTT ACACGTTCATTCTCCGCTGTTTTATTCCGAAGAATCGCGACCAAAACACGAAAGGACCCCGTTACCAACGAGGCGAAAGAACTTTTTTCAACCCTTGCCCGCGAGCAGAAGCTGGTTATTCGGCAGAAGCTCGTCACTTGTCTCACCACCGAAACCGCAAATGACGTCCGAAGGAAGATTGGTGACGCGGTGGCCGAGATTGCCAGACAATACACCGAAAATG gAGACCAATGGCCGGAATTGCTAGGTATCCTGTTCCAAGCCAGCCAATCCCCCGATGCGGGTCTTCGGGAGGCCTCTTTTCGCATTTTCTCGACCACGCCTAGTGTCATTGAGAAGCCCCACGAGGATGCTGTCATAGGCGTCTTCGGCAAAGGTTTCAAGGACGATGTTGTTTCG GTGCGCATCGCAGCCATGGAGGCGttcgcttccttcttccGCTCTCTCCCCAAGAAATCGCAGCCAAAGTTCTTTGGACTCATGCCCGACATGCTCAACGTTCTGCCTCCGTTGAAGGAGTCTTCTGAGAGCGACGAGCTCTCATCTGCATTCTTGGCTTTGATCGAGCTGGCAGAAATTAGCCCCAAGATGTTCAAGGGGTTGTTTAACAATTTGGTGAAGTTTAGCGTTAGCGTTGTCGCGAACAAGGAGCTTAGTGATCAAGTCAGGCAGAATGCGTTGGAGTTGATGGCCACATTTGCGGACTACGCCCCCGCGACGTGCAAGAAGGACCCAGATTTCACATCACAGATGGTGACCCAGTGTTTGAGCTTGATGACCGATATCGgtgaggatgacgatgatgcgTCCGAGTGGAATGCCTCCGAGGAT ctggatctggaagaaAGTGATCTGAATCACGTTGCTGGTGAACAATGCATGGATCGACTTGCCAATAAACTTGGAGGCCAAGTTGTTCTGCCAGTTACTTTCGAATGGATTCCGAAATTGATGTCATCGGCGGCCTGGCGTGACCGGCATGCGGCCCTCATGGCCATCTCTGCCATTTCCGAGGGTTGTCGTGACTTGATGGTTGGCGAGCTGGATCAAGTCCTCCGCATTGTTGTCCCTGCTTTGCAGGATCCTCACCCACGTGTTCGCTATGCTGGTTGCAATGCCTTGGGCCAGATGAGCACCGATTTTGCGGGCACAATGCAGGAGAAGTACCACGAAGCTGTGCTTACCAACATCATTCCGGTTCTCAATAGCGCCGAACCTCGTGTCCAAGCTCACGCTGCTGCCGCGTTGGTCAACTTTTGTGAGGAGGCTGAGCGCAACGTTCTCGAGCCCTACCTTGCAAATCTACTGCAGCACTTGTTGcagcttctccgcagccCCAAGCGCTATGTGCAAGAGCAGGCCCTGTCCACTATCGCCACCATCGCTGACTCTGCTGAGAACGCCTTTGAACAATTTTACGAAACCCTCATGCCATTGCTGTTTAACGTATTGAAACAGGAGCAATCCAAGGAATACCGCTTGTTGCGTGCGAAGGCCATGGAATGTGCTACTCTTATTGCCCTTGCTGTTGGAAAGAATAAGATGGGACAAGACGCGCTAGACTTGGTGCAGCTACTAGGCAACATCCAACAGGGCATAGTCGATGCCGATGATCCTCAATCGCAATACCTGCTTCACTGCTGGGGTCGGATGTGCCGTGTCCTTGGTCAAGACTTTGTTCCTTATCTTCCCGGAGTTATGCCCCCGCTTTTGGCAGTTGCTGCTGCAAAGGCCGATATTCAGctcctcgacgatgaggaccAGATCGATCAAGTGGAGCAGGATGAAGGCTGGGAGCTTGTGCCGCTCAAGGGCAAGATTATTGGTATCAAGACAAGCGCATTGGAAGACAAGAATACCGCCATCGAGCTCATCACCATTTACGCGCAGATCTTGGAGGCTGCTTTCGAACCATATGtgttggagacgatggagaagattgcGGTCCCTGGATtggcgttcttcttccacgacccCGTGCGAGTCTCGTCGGCGAAGTTGATCCCACAGCTCCTCAATTCGTACAAGAAGGCCCACGGAGTCCAGTCCGCTGGTTTCGCGGGAATGTGGGTTAAGGTTGCGGAGAAGATCGTCGAGGTCCTGAGTGCGGAGCCGACGGTTGACACACTTGCGGAGATGTATCAATGCTTTTACGAAtctgttgaggttgttggcaGGAACTCTTTGGGCCCTCAGCACCTGCAGGCGTTCATTCAGTCCGCGAAGTCAACCTTGGAGGATTACCAGGCACGAGTGAAGACGAGAGCCGAGGACAGGGCTGATGcggatgatggcgaagaggagaaccCAGACTACGAGTACGCGATCGAGGATGACCAGAACCTTCTTAGCGATATGAACAAGGCATTCCACACtatcttcaagaaccaggGCACATCCTTCCTGCCTGCATGGGAACAGCTGATGCCATTTTATGATGCGTTCATCACGAGTCAGGACCCTACGCAGCGACAATGGGCTCTTTGTATTATGGATGATGTGCTTGAGTTCTGCGGACCGGAGTCCTGGCGCTACCGGGATCACATCATCCAGCCATTGGCTGCCGGCCTGCAAGACACCAACGCGGCTAACCGCCAGGCGGCAGCTTACGGCGTTGGAGTTGCTGCACAGAAAGGCGGAGAGCCATGGAGTGATTTTGTTGCCGCCTGCCTACCAAGTCTCTTCCAGGTAACGCAGTTCAACCAGGCACGGTCAGAAGAGCATGTTTTTGCTACTGAGAACGCGTCCGCAAGCATTGCCAAGATCCTGCACTACAACTCCAGCAAGGTTCCCAACGCGGCAGAATTGGCTGCCAACTGGATTGGTACACTTCCTATCCTCtttgatgaagaggctgcacCATACGCCTACTCTTTCCTAGCGCAATTGATCGACCA ACAAAACCCCGCGGTCATGTCAAGTGCAGACCGAGTATTTGGGTACATTGTCCGAGCACTTGATGCCGAAACCCTCCAGGGCCAAACCGCCGTCCGTGTGGCAACCTCAGCGAAGAACCTTGCACAAGCGACGGGCCTAAATGCTGAGCAGATCCTCGCAGGGGTGAGCCCGGAAAACCAGGCGGCCGTCCGCAGCTTCTTCCAGTAA
- a CDS encoding PQ-loop repeat-containing protein (COG:S;~EggNog:ENOG410PJRJ;~InterPro:IPR006603;~PFAM:PF04193;~TransMembrane:7 (o13-31i43-64o70-95i177-194o214-231i251-269o281-300i)) yields MAGEYVPLTPGEAASGLLGSISLTCWIFLLVPQLIENYRNGNAEAISLLFLFVWFVGDVTNLAGSAWAGLVPVIIAIAVYFCLADGVLIGQCLYYRARNARAAALLARNSSFATPEPTTPLLGRRFSDSLPEGGRRRRGSCASYTATANDQGQGPDNTLAKLVEENRFGKGALMKNISSVLAICVIGMAGWTVAWQTGVWKPAPLDSGNGGVDMAPGAQVLGYISAVCYLGARLPQIYKNYCDKSCEGLSLLFFILSLLGNLTYGAGILCHSTEKNYFITNLPWLIGSLGTMVEDVMIFAQFRMYAVVDSDAAVA; encoded by the exons ATGGCAGGGGAATACGTCCCGTTAACCCCGGGAGAAGCCGCATCAGGCCTTCTCGGCTCGATCTCGTTAACATGTTGGATTTTTCTGCTG GTCCCCCAGCTGATTGAAAACTACCGTAACGGCAACGCAGAAgccatctccctcctcttcctcttcgtctggtTCGTCGGCGACGTCACAAACCTCGCCGGCAGCGCCTGGGCCGGCCTTGTCCCAGTAATTATCGCAATCGCAGTATACTTTTGTCTCGCGGACGGTGTCCTCATCGGCCAATGCCTCTACTACCGCGCTCGAAATGCGCgcgctgcggcgctgctCGCTCGGAATTCTTCGTTTGCCACTCCTGAACCCACGACCCCATTGTTAGGACGGAGATTCAGTGATTCGCTCCCTGAGGGTGGTCGCCGGCGGAGAGGCTCGTGCGCGTCCTATACTGCCACGGCTAACGACCAAGGGCAAGGCCCGGATAATACGCTTGCGAAACTGGTCGAGGAGAACAGGTTTGGGAAAGGCGCATTGATGAAGAACATAAGCAGCGTATTGGCTATCTGTGTCATTGGAATGGCAGGATGGACTGTTGCTTGGCAGACTGGCGTATGGAAGCCTGCGCCGCTCGACAGTGGAAATGGAGGCGTCGATATGGCGCCTGGAGCGCAGGTTTTGGGGTATATCAGCGCAGTCTGTTACCTTGG GGCACGACTTCCCCAGATTTATAAAAACTACTGTGATAAGTCCTGCGAAG GACTGTCGCTCTTGTTTTTCATTTTGTCGCTTTTGGGAAATTTGACTTATGGTGCCGGG ATTCTTTGTCACTCGACCGAGAAGAACTATTTCATTACGAACTTGCCTTGGCTCATTGGCTCCCTGGGTACAATGGTTGAGGATGTCATGATTTTCGCACAGTTCCGCATGTACGCGGTTGTGGATTCAGATGCTGCAGTTGCTTGA
- a CDS encoding uncharacterized protein (BUSCO:EOG092629ZN;~COG:S;~EggNog:ENOG410PFAN;~InterPro:IPR018810;~PFAM:PF10303), producing MESPAIQTPLDPKEQPILESVLRIRDALYLLKQDKSSYIRSRDVLPLYDQVTAEVEKLNAVRNDQNRRLAHNRLDFVLDDCFQLISLLFLTVGRNNEAPAVYSLAATVQRLLDHLEEAGFYSAKDLSSITTTLTDMRETLDRGKEAHSPAMLTLLESRLEKCQIKLQKLQKELSKLSPELASTHETLVSVLRSTSAVNTRSKFSAKEVSGLRDQLRKIEDSMKDGNLVDSNGTPFENQQDVKLLLHRCWRWTEIVLEREGKIDERFQEQYERLLDIRNQLDRLSVTQAWSLRETDLFVYQRKLDRIDEGRINGNFVDAEGKLADIHAQRTLLYLIRRSYAYIYALLISSEPVSEALLPVYNQLQTLRRCLFEVKESGGVSNSRELYPYSMKLNSIDNMRVDGKFYIGNDIPEGQGGVNALLAECYDLVWELRAAVAEDKE from the exons ATGGAATCCCCCGCTATCCAGACCCCGCTTGATCCGAAAGAGCAACCGATCCTCGAATCCGTACTTCGAATTCGCGATGCACTTTATCTGCTAAAACAAGACAAATCTTCGTATATAAGGTCCCGTGATGTCCTTCCGCTCTACGACCAAGTGACTGCAGAGGTGGAAAAGCTCAATGCCGTTCGAAACGATCAAAACCGGCGCCTGGCACATAACCGCT TGGACTTTGTCCTAGATGACTGTTTCCAGCTAATCTCGCTTCTCTTCCTGACGGTTGGGAGGAACAATGAAGCTCCCGCAGT ATATTCCCTCGCTGCCACAGTACAA CGGCTTCTAGACCACCTGGAAGAAGCCGGATTTTACAGTGCGAAAGACCTGAGCTCGATCACAACGACACTCACAGACATGCGCGAAACATTAGACCGTGGCAAAGAAGCTCATTCGCCGGCTATGTTGACACTGCTCGAAAGCCGTCTAGAAAAGTGCCAGATCAAGCTACAAAAACTGCAGAAGGAACTATCGAAATTAAGCCCCGAACTTGCTTCAACACACGAAACGCTAGTATCTGTTCTCCGATCAACCTCAGCTGTGAATACTCGCTCAAAG TTCTCTGCCAAGGAAGTAAGCGGGCTTCGAGACCAACTGAGGAAGATTGAAGATTCAATGAAGGACGGTAATCTTGTGGACTCAAATGGGACGCCCTTTGAAAACCAACAGGATGTGAAACTGTTGCTACACCGGTGTTGGCGCTGGACCGAGATAGTGTTGGAGCG CGAGGGTAAAATCGATGAGCGATTCCAGGAGCAGTACGAGCGATTACTCGATATTCGCAATCAACTAGACCGGCTCTCCGTCACACAAGCGTGGTCCCTCCGCGAGACAGACTTGTTCGTCTACCAGCGCAAGCTTGACCGAATTGATGAGGGAAGAATCAACGGTAACTTCGTCGATGCCGAGGGGAAGTTAGCAGATATTCATGCGCAACGG ACTCTTTTGTATTTGATTCGGAGAAGCTACGCATATATCTACGCACTTCTCATCTCATCGGAACCTGTCTCTGAAGCATTGCTACCGGTTTATAACCAGCTGCAAACATTAAGACGCTGTCTATTCGAAGTCAAAGAGTCTGGTGGCGTATCCAATTCGCGCGAACTATACCCATACAGTATGAAG CTTAATTCAATTGACAACATGCGCGTCGATGGCAAATTCTACATCGGCAATGATATCCCAGAAGGCCAAGGGGGAGTGAACGCATTGCTAGCAGAATGCTATGATCTGGTGTGGGAGCTCCGAGCTGCAGTAGCAGAGGACAAAGAGTAG
- the rpp1 gene encoding ribosomal protein P1 (COG:J;~EggNog:ENOG410PRWG;~InterPro:IPR038716,IPR027534;~PFAM:PF00428;~go_component: GO:0005840 - ribosome [Evidence IEA];~go_function: GO:0003735 - structural constituent of ribosome [Evidence IEA];~go_process: GO:0006414 - translational elongation [Evidence IEA]) → MSNAELACSYASLILADEGIEITADKIQTLLTAAKVQEVEPIWTSIFAKALEGKDVKDLLTNVGSAGAAAPAAAGGAAAAGGDAAPAAEEKKEEEKEESDEDMGFGLFD, encoded by the exons ATGTCTAACGCCGAGCTCGCTTGCTCTTACGCCTCTCTCATCCTTGCGGATGAAGGCATTGAGATCACC GCCGACAAGATCCAAACTCTTCTCACTGCCGCCAAGGTTCAGGAGGTTGAGCCCATCTGGACTTCCATCTTCGCCAAGGCTCTCGAGGGCAAGGACGTCAAGGACCTCCTGACCAACGTCGGTtccgctggcgctgctgctcccgctgctgctggtggtgccgccgccgccggtgGTGACGCTGCTCCCgctgctgaggagaagaaggaagaag agaaggaggagtcCGACGAGGACATGGGCTTCGGTCTCTTCGACTAA